The following are from one region of the Terriglobales bacterium genome:
- a CDS encoding ABC transporter ATP-binding protein → MSATTGDRVRVTGNREDRTPSIVPASRAQQSSGDGRDRIILENVSKFYGEVLGVNRVNLSIPTGVTGLVGPNGSGKTTLMNLMTGLIHPTEGRVSVLGISPTRPEELFRRVGYCAQFDSFPKGATGFSFIYNTLRLHGLDDREAVRLTHEALERVGMTEPALRKVAGYSKGMRQRIRLAQAIAHHPTVLVLDEPLNGLDPMARAESLELFQALGKEGLHVIISSHILHEVDKMSDQVILMSSGYVVAEGQIHTVRTEVKEHPMQILIRCSDPNLLASRVFAQDHVVEAKLIDDGKGVLVRTRDADAFYLLLNQLVVKDKLALETVAPADDDVNSVYQYLIGSENKTI, encoded by the coding sequence ATGAGCGCTACTACAGGGGACAGGGTACGGGTGACAGGGAACAGGGAAGACAGAACCCCGAGTATCGTTCCCGCATCGCGCGCGCAGCAATCAAGCGGCGATGGACGTGATCGCATCATTCTCGAGAACGTCTCCAAGTTCTATGGCGAGGTCCTCGGCGTAAATCGAGTCAATCTGTCGATCCCGACCGGCGTCACCGGTCTGGTCGGTCCGAATGGCTCGGGCAAGACAACGTTGATGAACCTGATGACCGGGCTTATCCACCCGACGGAAGGCCGTGTCAGCGTGCTTGGAATTTCTCCGACTCGACCGGAAGAGTTGTTTCGCCGGGTTGGATATTGTGCGCAGTTCGATTCGTTCCCGAAAGGGGCCACAGGATTCTCGTTCATCTACAACACGCTGCGGCTTCATGGACTCGACGATCGTGAGGCGGTTCGCCTTACGCACGAAGCTCTGGAGCGCGTGGGCATGACTGAGCCTGCGTTAAGAAAAGTGGCGGGATACAGCAAGGGCATGCGCCAGAGAATTCGGCTTGCGCAGGCCATTGCACACCACCCCACGGTGCTCGTGCTCGATGAACCTCTGAACGGGCTCGACCCGATGGCGCGCGCCGAGTCGCTGGAGCTGTTCCAGGCGCTGGGCAAGGAAGGGTTGCACGTAATCATCTCCAGTCACATCTTGCATGAAGTGGACAAGATGTCCGATCAAGTTATCTTGATGAGCAGTGGGTACGTTGTGGCCGAAGGTCAGATTCACACCGTGCGAACGGAGGTGAAAGAGCATCCGATGCAAATTCTAATTCGCTGCTCCGATCCGAATCTCCTCGCCTCGCGGGTCTTCGCCCAGGATCACGTCGTAGAGGCCAAACTAATCGACGATGGCAAAGGAGTGCTCGTCCGCACCCGGGACGCAGATGCTTTCTATCTATTGCTGAACCAGTTGGTAGTGAAGGACAAGCTCGCTCTCGAGACGGTAGCGCCTGCCGATGACGATGTGAATTCGGTGTACCAGTATCTGATCGGCTCGGAGAACAAGACGATATGA
- a CDS encoding ABC transporter permease subunit, whose protein sequence is MAVYKRSYKPYEGGTTSERWRFLVLTRYGFSGLFDSRPFTGAFVLSFVPFLIGVAMIYFAHSATLRALLQVRGPGPDTGQINNYFFLAFLAIQSWFSFLLITWQGPQLIAADLANNALPLILGRPISRTEYVLGKFLVIASLVSVLTWIPTLLLFFLNAGMEGNGWIWSHFWMLGSILLASWMWIAIVGLVALAASAWLKWRVAASALMLAFFFVGPGFGAAINVTLGTNWGHMLDVLYAVKLIWVGLFRVPVSTAQALNMLGIPLWAAWCSVAGTCALSLFLLNRRLKAREVVRG, encoded by the coding sequence ATGGCAGTTTATAAGCGCAGCTACAAGCCATATGAGGGCGGCACTACTTCAGAACGCTGGCGCTTTTTGGTGCTCACGCGCTACGGTTTCTCCGGATTGTTTGATTCGCGCCCGTTTACCGGAGCCTTTGTCCTCAGCTTTGTTCCATTTCTTATCGGCGTTGCGATGATCTATTTCGCCCACAGCGCCACCTTGCGTGCTTTGCTGCAAGTGCGTGGTCCCGGACCGGATACGGGACAAATCAATAATTACTTCTTTCTCGCTTTCCTCGCGATACAGTCCTGGTTTTCGTTCCTGCTGATCACATGGCAAGGTCCGCAGCTGATCGCGGCAGATTTAGCGAACAATGCACTTCCGTTGATTCTGGGTCGTCCGATCTCGCGCACTGAATACGTTCTCGGAAAGTTCCTGGTGATCGCGAGTCTGGTTTCGGTTCTCACCTGGATTCCTACGCTCCTTCTCTTCTTTCTGAACGCTGGAATGGAAGGGAATGGCTGGATCTGGTCACATTTCTGGATGCTCGGCTCGATCCTGCTCGCCTCGTGGATGTGGATCGCCATCGTTGGTCTAGTTGCGCTCGCCGCATCTGCCTGGCTCAAGTGGCGCGTTGCTGCGAGCGCTTTGATGCTTGCCTTCTTCTTCGTGGGCCCCGGTTTCGGGGCCGCTATTAATGTCACTTTGGGAACGAATTGGGGACACATGCTTGATGTCCTCTATGCCGTCAAGCTGATATGGGTCGGATTGTTTCGGGTGCCCGTGTCAACGGCTCAGGCTCTCAATATGCTGGGAATTCCACTGTGGGCAGCATGGTGCTCCGTGGCCGGGACGTGCGCACTATCGTTATTCCTGCTGAATCGGCGGCTGAAGGCGCGAGAGGTGGTACGAGGATGA